A portion of the Fulvia fulva chromosome 1, complete sequence genome contains these proteins:
- a CDS encoding Tubulin-specific chaperone E, producing the protein MPDTARYVGERLSLKRQLCTIRYIGAVADKLGEWLGVEWDDSDRGKHDGTHNGVRYFTCRSPTSKPGSFLRPDQQWDQSKTFLQALREKYMPEDAGTGGDIVYFSTKQAEEVGFEKFSKRQARLQGIHVLVLDHISIRFQNEDRETITELCSDITELDLSSNLFESLGEIVELAVLFPKLTHLTLNGNRFPIPDDCSKAALKQLTGLRSLGLSDTLLSWTEIAKVACIAPNLTTLSAARNRLNRVTSDPLPSTLAHIVLSDNDFDALSDLSGLSSCTGLSSLTLKRCHISTNGNNASDIIVYSRSLQVLDIAYNRVANWALFDILEETFPALESLVITGNPLYGSLSSVEGTTLTAEDGYMLTIARLPRISFLNYSKVTEKERLNSETYYLNQIVSELGKTPADKRPQVLRTHPRWKALCEEYGEPAPKETKSDTINPSSLAARLVTIDFNVSATYDSAAVTRKDTVPKSMNVYALLGMAGKRLGIMPRKLRLIMETGERDPTGSEAGHAGPEWWDSSDDEDEQPRVGQKLVAREVELVAGTRPIGTYIEGREAQIRVEVKGHH; encoded by the exons ATGCCTGATACCGCCCGCTACGTTGGTGAGAGGCTCAGTCTCAAGCGCCAACTGTGTACCATTCGATACATTGGCGCTGTAGCAGACAAGCTGGGCGAATGGCTAGGCGTTGAGTGGGACGATTCTGACCGCGGCAAACATGATGGCACCCATAATGGTGTCAGATATTTCACCT GCAGAAGCCCGACATCTAAACCTGGTTCCTTCCTCAGACCGGACCAGCAATGGGATCAATCCAAGACCTTTCTGCAAGCTCTAAGAGAAAAGTACATGCCCGAAGATGCTGGCACCGGAGGCGACATTGTCTATTTCTCGACGAAGCAAGCTGAAGAGGTCGGCTTCGAGAAGTTCTCAAAGCGGCAAGCACGACTCCAGGGCATTCATGTTCTGGTGCTTGATCATATAAGCATTCGTTTTCAGAATGAAGACCGCGAGACGATCACTGAACTATGCTCCGATATCACCGAGCTGGACTTGAGCAGCAACTTGTTCGAAAGCCTGGGCGAAATCGTTGAGCTTGCAGTGCTGTTCCCGAAACTCACACATCTTACGCTCAATGGCAACCGCTTCCCTATCCCTGATGATTGCAGCAAAGCTGCTCTTAAGCAACTAACGGGACTTCGCAGTCTCGGTCTGTCAGACACACTACTGAGCTGGACGGAGATCGCCAAGGTAGCATGTATTGCACCCAACCTCACAACCCTCTCTGCAGCACGCAACAGGTTGAATCGTGTTACATCCGACCCTTTGCCATCTACACTGGCACATATCGTACTATCAGACAATGATTTCGACGCGCTGTCCGACCTGAGCGG GCTCTCCTCTTGCACGGGACTTAGCTCGCTTACACTGAAGCGCTGCCATATCTCTACGAACGGCAACAATGCATCAGACATCATCGTGTACAGTAGATCACTTCAAGTGCTGGACATCGCGTACAATCGTGTTGCCAATTGGGCGCTTTTCGACATCCTTGAGGAGACCTTTCCAGCTTTGGAATCCCTGGTCATCACTGGCAACCCGCTGTATGGCAGCCTATCGTCTGTAGAAGGGACCACATTGACTGCCGAGGACGGCTACATGCTTACCATTGCTCGCCTGCCTCGCATCAGCTTTCTCAACTACAGTAAGGTCACTGAGAAGGAGAGGCTGAATTCTGAGACATACTATCTGAACCAGATTGTCTCCGAGTTGGGAAAGACGCCCGCAGACAAACGCCCGCAAGTGTTACGGACACATCCGAGATGGAAGGCATTGTGCGAAGAGTATGGCGAGCCTGCGCCGAAAGAGACCAAGTCCGATACCATCAATCCAAGCAGCCTAGCAGCGCGCCTCGTCACTATCGACTTCAACGTCAGCGCTACATATGATTCCGCAGCTGTGACACGGAAAGACACGGTCCCGAAGAGCATGAATGTGTATGCGCTCCTTGGCATGGCTGGCAAACGGCTCGGTATCATGCCACGGAAGCTTCGACTGATCATGGAGACTGGCGAGCGTGACCCGACAGGCAGCGAAGCAGGCCACGCAGGGCCAGAGTGGTGGGATAGTAGCGACGATGAAGACGAGCAGCCGAGAGTAGGCCAAAAGCTTGTTGCGAGAGAAGTTGAGCTCGTTGCGGGTACTCGGCCTATTGGCACGTATATTGAAGGTCGAGAAGCACAGATCCGAGTCGAGGTGAAAGGCCACCATTGA
- a CDS encoding Monothiol glutaredoxin-3 gives MSGKSTALPAHSSSSHARATTNSHAGPTCTLQPVASEADFDATVAALPPSTLAIVYFNADWAEPCQKITLVLSTLAATYEQTSPPRIAFFSIDAEELSDISEKYNVTQVPFIALQKGGKILETIIGLDVNHIRSTIDRYAGGGAGGESLPPAQKVNKSEQPQTNGGGVAKYAPGASDPSTAPQYSAEQMDAPKSKEELDQRLSELVKAAPVMLFMKGTPSAPQCGFSRQTVSILREKGVRYGFFNILADDEVRQGLKEFSEWPTFPQVYVDGELVGGLDILKEEFENDPEFLKDYSVQKQAQAA, from the exons ATGTCAGGCAAGTCGACAGCACTTCCGGCGCATTCTTCGTCAAGTCACGCGCGAGCGACAACTAACTCACACGCAGGGCCAACGTGCACCCTGCAGCCCGTGGCCAGCGAGGCAGACTTCGATGCCACCGTCGCCGCCCTGCCCCCGAGCACTCTGGCCATCGTCTACTTCAACGCCGACTGGGCCGAGCCATGCCAGAAGATCACCCTCGTCCTCTCCACCCTCGCCGCCACATACGAACAGACCAGCCCACCACGCATAGCCTTCTTCTCCATCGACGCCGAGGAACTCTCAGACATCAGCGAAAAGTACAACGTCACGCAAGTCCCATTCATCGCGCTACAGAAAGGTGGCAAGATCCTCGAGACGATCATTGGCTTGGATGTTAACCACATACGAAGCACAATCGACAGGTACGCAGGAGGTGGCGCTGGGGGAGAGAGCTTACCGCCAGCTCAGAAGGTGAACAAGTCGGAGCAGCCACAGACCAACGGAGGTGGGGTGGCCAAGTATGCTCCAGGTGCTTCGGATCCCTCGACAGCTCCGCAATATAGCGCCGAGCAGATGGACGCCCCCAAGTCGAAGGAGGAGCTGGACCAGCGTTTGTCGGAGCTTGTCAAGGCAGCACCAGTCATGCTGTTCATGAAGGGGACCCCATCAGCACCGCAGTGTGGCTTTAGCCGGCAGACAGTCAGcattcttagggagaaggGCGTCAGATATGGCTTCTTTAACATCCTGGCCGATGACGAGGTCCGACAAGGCCTGAAGGAGTTCAGCGAGTGGCCGACGTTCCCGCAGGTATACGTCGACGGTGAGCTTGTCGGTGGCCTTGATATT CTCAAGGAAGAGTTTGAGAACGACCCAGAGTTTCTCAAGGATTACTCGGTCCAGAAACAGGCTCAGGCCGCATAG
- a CDS encoding 1-phosphatidylinositol phosphodiesterase: MCMSGIVVQHVQAPMRYSVGEACPAERTNAAASAWTTWPKKESRHDFLIFVPIMLHLLHLCQSCNGSRPPQQHAGTCGLSSHLNLTVTSELPLTTTMSAPITVRNLTAQPLTIKVVERYESPDSQDGSQEGRRGSAFSVGNMTKNFTNMTTTLMSNVTGGAPPTHAQLGEKAERFAREEVDVRMEPFTTHKTDIKASERKPGDVLRLTVHGDGPGRWRIDTPTPSAASHKLLPLVDNPAHDYTAIHLPQSSFLAIVESTDQRNWMKEFENETPLSALSIPGTHNSPTCHKALPSVRCQAVGPKEQLTNGVRFFDIRVQPSNPEDAKDDSLNLVHGVFPISLTGPKKFRGLLNEVEEFLRENPTETVILSMKREGPGNATDQQLSVILRDHYAADTNKWYTEPRIPKLGEVRGKIILMRRFALADRLKQEHGGRGWALNAENWAYNTPDCTHGDVRVQDFCEVLETENIDKKIGLCCDHFERAGQVVCPVPGVTTDEANPVPAGPLYINFLSASNFWKVGCWPDKIAAKLNPAVTAFLCEKHDVGDKGADGPGEAFPGDGGVGIVVCDWVGKDGDWDLVRTIVTMNSRLLLRQRGRGWK; the protein is encoded by the exons ATGTGCATGAGCGGCATCGTAGTACAGCACGTACAAGCGCCAATGAGATATTCTGTAGGCGAAGCATGTCCTGCTGAACGAACCAATGCTGCAGCCAGCGCTTGGACAACTTGGCCGAAAAAAGAAAGCCGCCACGACTTCCTGATCTTCGTGCCGATCATGCTCCACCTTCTTCACCTGTGCCAATCATGCAATGGGTCTCGACCTCCGCAACAACATGCAGGTACGTGTGGGCTCAGTAGCCACTTGAACCTCACTGTCACTTCTGAGCTTCCACTGACAACAACCATGTCAGCCCCGATCACAGTGCGCAACCTCACCGCGCAACCGCTCACGATCAAGGTCGTCGAGCGGTATGAAAGCCCCGACTCGCAGGATGGCTCGCAAGAAGGCCGGCGTGGATCTGCTTTCAGCGTTGGCAACATGACCAAGAACTTCACGAACATGACCACTACTCTCATGAGCAATGTTACCGGTGGAGCGCCGCCTACTCACGCACAGCTCGGCGAAAAGGCCGAAAGGTTTGCTCGCGAGGAAGTTGATGTCCGCATGGAGCCATTTACCACTCACAAGACGGATATCAAGGCCAGTGAACGGAAGCCGGGCGATGTTCTACGACTGACAGTGCATGGTGATGGTCCTGGACGCTGGCGCATTGATACTCCCACGCCATCGGCAGCATCTCATAAGCTCTTGCCACTGGTGGACAATCCAGCGCATGACTATACGGCCATTCACCTGCCGCAGTCGTCATTCCTGGCCATCGTGGAGTCCACTGATCAGCGCAACTGGATGAAAGAGTTCGAG AATGAAACCCCACTCTCTGCTCTCAGTATACCAGGCACGCACAACTCTCCAACATGCCACAAGGCACTGCCTTCCGTACGTTGCCAAGCCGTCGGACCAAAGGAGCAGCTGACCAACGGCGTACGCTTCTTCGACATCCGCGTGCAGCCAAGCAATCCCGAGGACGCGAAAGATGACTCTCTCAATCTTGTGCATGGTGTCTTTCCAATCTCTCTCACGGGTCCGAAGAAGTTTCGTGGCCTCCTGAACGAAGTCGAGGAGTTCCTCCGCGAGAATCCAACAGAGACAGTTATCCTGTCGATGAAGCGCGAGGGACCTGGAAACGCGACGGACCAGCAGCTTTCGGTCATACTTCGTGATCATTACGCAGCTGATACAAACAAGTGGTATACCGAGCCACGAATCCCCAAGCTTGGCGAAGTGCGTGGGAAGATCATACTGATGCGCCGCTTCGCCCTTGCAGATCGGCTAAAGCAAGAGCACGGCGGCCGAGGATGGGCACTGAATGCAGAAAACTGGGCGTACAACACCCCAGACTGCACGCACGGCGACGTCAGAGTCCAAGACTTCTGCGAAGTACTCGAAACGGAGAACATCGACAAGAAGATTGGCCTCTGCTGTGATCACTTTGAGCGAGCTGGGCAGGTAGTATGCCCGGTTCCTGGAGTCACTACCGACGAAGCGAACCCGGTTCCTGCAGGTCCTCTGTACATCAACTTTTTGTCAGCGTCGAACTTTTGGAAGGTTGGATGCTGGCCGGATAAGATTGCTGCGAAGCTGAATCCTGCGGTGACGGCATTCTTGTGTGAGAAGCACGATGTTGGCGACAAGGGTGCTGATGGACCAGGTGAAGCGTTTCCTGGTGATGGTGGTGTGGGCATTGTTGTGTGCGACTGGGTCGGCAAAGATGGCGATTGGGATCTGGTCAGGACGATCGTGACGATGAATAGTCGCTTGCTGCTGAGGCAACGCGGCCGGGGTTGGAAGTGA
- a CDS encoding Ribosome production factor 2: MSLPIKEIKPKNARTKRYLENKGPQDVENPRTTLFLKYTTTSEVLQLALKDLHSLKRPLCIKFDKKNSIHPFEDASSLEFFADKNDASLMLYASHSKKRPHALTLVRLFDFKVLEMLELLVDPDTFRSLSQFKNAKAAVGLKPLLAFSGSAFESPTANAYTQARSIFLDLFKGPDVTNVDVEGLQYMIHFSVDEEENESVKPQIHMRCYLIKTKKGGGVNVKVDVEEMGPRIDFRVGRTREADPDMWKAAMKRPKTLEAKTKKNIETDTIGDKVGRIHMGRQDLSQLQTRKMKGLKRSRDVVDDNFDDAVGGASEDGGVSLTSGKKAKV, encoded by the exons ATGTCGCTGCCTATCAAGGAGATCAAGCCCAAGAATGCGCGCACCAAACGTTACCTCGAGAACAAAGGCCCGCAGGACGTCGAGAACCCGCGAACCACGCTCTTCCTCAAATACACCACCACCAGCGAAGTGCTGCAGCTCGCCCTGAAAGATCTCCACTCCCTCAAGCGACCGCTCTGCATCAAGTTCGACAAGAAGAACAGCATCCACCCCTTCGAAGATGCCTCCTCGCTCGAGTTCTTCGCCGACAAGAACGATGCCTCTCTCATGCTCTACGCTAGCCACAGCAAGAAGCGCCCGCACGCCTTGACCCTGGTCCGCCTCTTCGACTTCAAAGTCCTAGAGATGCTCGAGCTCCTCGTCGACCCAGATACCTTCCGATCATTATCGCAGTTCAAGAACGCAAAAGCCGCCGTCGGGCTGAAACCACTCCTTGCTTTCTCCGGCAGCGCATTCGAATCGCCGACTGCGAACGCTTACACACAAGCGCGGAGTATATTCTTGGATCTTTTCAAAGGCCCGGATGTGACAAACGTAGACGTGGAAGGTCTGCAGTACATGATCCACTTCTCGGTGGACGAGGAAGAGAACGAGAGTGTCAAGCCACAAATCCACATGCGATGCTACTTGATCAAGACGAAGAAGGGCGGAGGCGTGAATGTCAAGGTTGACGTGGAAGAGATGGGTCCGAGGATAGACTTCCGCGTGGGGAGGACGAGGGAGGCAGATCCGGATATGTGGAAGGCGGCGATGAAGCGGCCGAAGACTCTGGAG GCCAAGACGAAGAAGAACATTGAGACGGATACGATCGGTGACAAGGTTGGTCGTATTCATATGGGTAGGCAAGATCTCAGCCAGTTGCAGACTCGCAAGATGAAGGGTCTGAAGCGCAGCCGTGATGTTGTCGATGACAACTTTGACGATGCCGTGGGTGGAGCATCGGAAGACGGCGGCGTGTCGTTGACATCGGGTAAGAAGGCGAAGGTGTAA
- a CDS encoding Cytochrome P450 monooxygenase cicH: protein MASALDNGARKFIPSTQLHSHCGFNMIADIILSILLAYWPLVLAAFLGLYLLRNKYHHGLDKYPGPTYAAFTDWWRYFDVRSRRAEQTHIQLHRRYGDVVRLGPNVLSFADPKAIKIIYGLNKQMTKSDFYPVQQAVAKGQRLQSLFSTKDENYHASYRRCVNNAFSMSSLIGYEPLVDSTMGAFIEQTKRRYCDTGKSCHFSKWLQYFAFDVIGELTWSKRLGFVERDEDVDGIVGFVGKFLDYCAPVGQMPILDMIFEKNPIKLKLQKWGISKTVFPVTRFALAQSADRASEMEKIKQNGSLNEASGKGVDLLMKFTQAQHDHPEFMTDKQVLSSCTSMIFAGSETTAISLSSIFYFLIKNPRVYSKLMVELDEAARDGSIAERDHNRVSWSESLKLPYLDAVVQEAMRLHPAPGLILERVVPPQGMDILGHQIPGGTIVGCNPWVVHRHPEVFGADPDTFRPERWIQAKPDQLREMKASMLQFGAGARTCIGKNISLLEIYKLVPTFLRNFEVDMADPVSEWKTHNAWFVRQLNFTTRFKPRQSIQSPER, encoded by the exons ATGGCATCGGCACTTGACAATGGCGCCAGGAAG TTTATTCCGAGCACTCAACTGCACAGTCATTGCGGATTCAACATGATCGCAGACATAATCCTTAGCATACTGCTTGCATACTGGCCCCTAGTCCTCGCCGCATTCCTTGGGCTCTACCTACTTCGCAACAAGTACCATCATGGCCTAGACAAGTATCCAGGACCTACCTATGCAGCATTCACGGACTGGTGGCGATACTTCGATGTTCGCAGTCGCCGTGCGGAACAGACTCACATACAGCTCCACCGACGCTACGGCGATGTGGTTCGACTAGGACCAAACGTGTTGTCCTTTGCGGATCCGAAGGCTATCAAGATCATCTA TGGCTTGAACAAGCAAATGACCAAATCAGATTTCTACCCCGTCCAGCAAGCTGTGGCCAAGGGGCAACGTTTGCAGTCGCTGTTCAGTACCAAGGATGAAAACTACCACGCTTCCTATCGCCGGTGTGTCAACAACGCCTTCTCCATGAGCTCATTGATTGGCTATGAACCACTTGTCGACAGTACCATGGGCGCCTTCATCGAGCAGACAAAGCGTCGATACTGCGACACCGGAAAGAGCTGCCACTTCTCGAAATGGCTTCAATACTTCGCCTTTGATGTCATCGGAGAGCTGACCTGGAGCAAGCGTCTGGGCTTCGTGGAAAGAGACGAGGATGTTGACGGCATTGTTGGTTTTGTCGGCAAATTCCTGGACTATTGTGCCCCCGTTGGCCAGATGCCGATTCTTGACATGATCTTCGAGAAGAATCCTATCAAGCTCAAGCTACAGAAATGGGGCATCAGTAAGACTGTGTTCCCCGTTACTCGATTCGCGCTGGCGCAGTCCGCCGACAGGGCCTCCGAGATGGAGAAGATCAAGCAGAATGGCTCCTTAAACGAGGCTTCGGGGAAAGGCGTGGATCTCCTGATGAAGTTCACTCAAGCACAGCATGATCATCCCGAATTCATGACCGATAAGCAGGTCCTGAGCTCGTGCACATCAATGATTTTCGCAGGCTCTGAGACGACGGCTATAAGCCTTAGTTCCATCTTCTATTTCTTGATCAAGAATCCAAGGGTCTACAGCAAATTGATGGTGGAGCTCGACGAAGCTGCTCGCGACGGATCTATAGCAGAGAGGGATCACAACCGAGTGAGCTGGTCCGAGAGTCTAAAGCTGCCGTACCTCGATGCGGTCGTCCAAGAGGCCATGCGCCTGCACCCGGCACCTG GCCTGATTCTTGAGCGCGTCGTACCTCCTCAAGGAATGGACATACTAGGCCACCAGATCCCGGGCGGCACTATTGTTGGCTGTAATCCATGGGTCGTCCACCGTCACCCGGAAGTCTTCGGTGCCGATCCAGATACTTTCCGACCAGAACGATGGATCCAAGCCAAGCCAGATCAGCTGAGGGAGATGAAAGCCAGCATGCTGCAGTTTGGAGCAGGTGCGAGGACCTGCATCGGCAAGAACATCAGCCTGTTAGAGATCTACAAGTTGGTGCCCACCTTTTTGCGAAACTTTGAAGTGGACATGGCAGATCCAGTTTCGGAGTGGAAGACTCATAATGCTTGGTTTGTGCGACAGCTGAACTTCACCACCAGGTTCAAACCAAGGCAGTCGATCCAGTCGCCTGAGCGTTGA
- a CDS encoding SET domain-containing protein codes for MTMPDLDSDVEALARDIGLRINEELPRILRQLLNERPGVDGGQFHFECSLSSGHAAFGDRPQAVRLASVDIPADVGTPITYHSPRENSDSIQQISARQSYTPTGCSAPGSPDRPSRPRLPAPSTPDDDPRPAKRRAVGGLRIGRNSPPLGSNAMTRSLESDARVFPQRKKRLSENPALQPSSLDKFIGGIWESIFSGVRMDPAEVIEQWQAIEANGQPRLLMDSDTAIASSDDSSIVRGTMFGRMNILARKISQTSRTCRSLEVIVQAHWVQAFDDRVSELSSSMTKEKAKKTAISEACMDFSWSEKELRNKMAIWRGYHDIQNTGGWAALVFAGMGLYRFCKYRVSFTEETFQTLRSLRHRFEVAADTLHPRWRSLLAIVGATTERKYTGHQHDWVVNSPNNEAVPLATTYHRWDKNFSYIHLDESAIDEDAWGLFDPRTVVPATDPASQTCQTCGEQQSDDPRTNHCSCFPNLYGSAKAGFIPVQVYRTPNGKNNGLLACSAFERGAAVGEFIGEITAGLTNMDVMVGQTERAAYQIWQGKQGNHTRFVNHSCQPNSQFERFVWLGTQRVVLVSKGIEAGEEVTVDYSDTYWKNLDKACLCGHPKCRFKGRSRPLLTPPEST; via the exons ATGACAATGCCAGACCTGGACTCAGACGTGGAGGCTTTGGCTCGCGACATTGGCCTACGCATCAACGAGGAGCTACCGCGGATACTAAGGCAGCTTCTGAACGAGCGGCCTGGTGTCGATGGAGGCCAATTCCACTTCGAATGCAGTCTGTCAAGCGGACATGCTGCCTTCGGTGACAGGCCGCAGGCTGTCAGACTGGCTTCAGTCGATATTCCTGCAGACGTCGGAACGCCAATAACTTATCATAGCCCACGCGAGAATAGCGACAGTATTCAACAGATTTCTGCCCGCCAGTCCTACACTCCGACCGGTTGCAGTGCCCCTGGCTCTCCAGACAGGCCCTCTCGACCCAGACTGCCGGCACCGTCAACACCAGATGATGACCCTCGGCCGGCCAAGCGCCGAGCTGTTGGGGGCCTCAGAATAGGCAGAAATTCACCGCCGCTTGGGAGCAATGCTATGACCAGAAGTCTCGAGAGTGATGCCAGAGTCTTTCCGCAGCGTAAGAAGCGCTTGTCTGAGAATCCGGCTCTTCAGCCATCTTCCCTCGATAAATTTATCGGTGGCATTTGGGAAAGCATCTTCAGTGGTGTTCGAATGGATCCAGCGGAAGTCATCGAACAGTGGCAGGCTATAGAGGCGAATGGGCAGCCCAGGCTCCTGATGGATTCTGACACAGCAATTGCATCCAGCGATGATTCATCCATCGTTAGAGGGACCATGTTCGGTCGCATGAACATCTTAGCTCGGAAGATAAGTCAGACAAGTCGTACTTGCCGCTCTTTAGAGGTCATCGTCCAAGCACATTGGGTGCAAGCGTTCGATGATCGTGTGTCGGAACTATCCTCATCCATGACCAAGGAGAAGGCCAAAAAGACCGCCATTTCAGAGGCTTGCATGGATTTCAGCTGGAGTGAGAAGGAGCTACGAAACAAAATGGCTATCTGGCGTGGATACCACGACATTCAGAATACTGGAGGGTGGGCAGCACTGGTCTTCGCGGGTATGGGCCTTTATCGATTCTGCAAGTATCGAGTGTCATTCACAGAGGAGACCTTCCAAACGCTTAGGTCTCTCAGACATCGTTTTGAAGTGGCCGCTGATACCTTGCATCCTCGCTGGAGAAGTCTTTTGGCGATTGTGGGTGCAACAACAGAGAGAAAATACACGGGACACCAACACGACTGGGTAGTCAATTCTCCGAACAACGAGGCTGTGCCCCTTGCAACCACATACCATCGCTGGGACAAGAATTTTAGCTACATACATCTTGATGAGTCCGCGATTGATGAAGACGCCTGGGGATTGTTCGATCCGCGAACAGTAGTCCCTGCGACCGACCCGGCCTCTCAAACATGTCAGACCTGTGGCGAGCAACAATCTGACGACCCCCGGACCAACCACTGTTCGTGCTTTCCGAATCTCTATGGGAGTGCTAAGGCTGGTTTCATACCAGTACAGGTGTATCGCACTCCCAACGGCAAGAATAACGGCCTGCTCGCTTGTTCCGCATTCGAGCGAGGTGCGGCTGTGGGCGAGTTTATTGGCGAGATCACCGCCGGGCTAACAAATATGGATGTCATGGTTGGACAGACGGAGCGTGCTGCTTATCAAATATGGCAAGGTAAGCAGGGCAATCACACACGATTCGTGAACCACTCGTGCCAGCCGAACAGCCAGTTCGAACGGTTCGTGTGGCTGGGCACGCAGCGGGTTGTGCTTGTCTCCAAAGGCATTGAAGCAGGTGAAGAAGTAACGGTAGACTACTCTGACACCTACTGGAAG AATCTTGACAAAGCGTGTCTGTGTGGACATCCTAAATGCCGATTCAAGGGCAGATCGAGACCGTTGCTGACGCCTCCCGAATCAACCTGA